CGGTGTTCCCGCGCTAGTAAGGAATACACGCCCTCGGTTAATTCTTTCGGGCAAGATGTACCGATTTCGCGGCAATCCCGAGCTTATCGATCCGCGATATTTGGAGGCGCTTCTGCTCTCGCCTGAGTCGCAAGCCGCTATTGATGGGATGAAGACCGGCATAAGCGACAGTGGTTTGAACCTCACTCACGACCGCTTCGTGCGACTTCGCGTTATTTTAGCGCCCCTTGCAGAGCAAACTCGTATTGCGGATCGAATTGAAGAGCTCTTTTCCGACCTGTCGGCTGGAGTCGCGGCTCTTGAACAGGTGCAGCGTAAGCTTAAGCGATATCGCTCAGCGGTGCTACACGCCGCTGTGACAGGGAGGTTGACGGCAGCTTGGCGGAAGCAGCACGGCCCTCCCCCAGAACCGGGCAATAAGCTTTTGGCGCGCATACTTGTCGAACGTCGCCTCAATTGGGAAACCCAAACTCTCGCACAGTATAGAAAGGAACGCCGCCAGCCGCCAAAGAATTGGCGCGACCGTTACCAGATGCCGGTCGAGCCAAAGCCGAATGATCTGCCGGAATTGCCGGACGGTTGGTGTTGGGCGACCGTCGATCAACTGTTGATAGAGGGACTCTCAAGCGGCATTTCAGTAAAAGGTCAAGACACGCCCCCCGGTGTCGCGGCGTTGAAGCTGAATGCGCTCACCGATAACGGTTTCGATTACACGGCCATCCGTTATATCCCGATCGACAGGCGGACTGCGGAAGCGAATGCAATACGAGAAGGCGACTTCTATGTTTCTCGCGGTAACGGATCACTGCGCCTATTGGGTCGTGGTACAGTCGCGCAACGACCGCCGAGACAAATCGTCTTCCCCGATACCATGATTCGCTTCCGATTATCACCATCGGCCGCATACCTTCCTACATTCTGGCCATCGCCTCTCGTGCGAAGGCAGATTGAAAAAAAGGCCAAGACTACTGCTGGAATTCACAAAGTGTCGCAAGCTGATCTTGAATCGATAGTCGTTCCCTTGCCCCCAATTGAGGAGCAAGCTGAGGAAATCGCCATGATTCAAGAGAAACTCTCCCAGATCGACGCAATGGAAGCCGAAGTTAAACGCGGGCTTGCGCGGGCGATGCGATTGCGACAGTCGATCCTTAAGTCGGCCTTCGCAGGCAAACTTGTGCCACGGGATCCAAAAGACGAATCAGCAAAAGAATTGCTTGAGCGTGTTCGGTGCGCACTAAAGGGGAGGCCGACTAAGTCGGACGATCTGCCGAAGCGTTCCAAGAATGCAAAGAAACAGCGCATTGCGTAAAGGAACTAGTGATGAGTCAGGCAAATGAACTTCGCCAATCTACTCCGACTGCGAGCCAAATCGGTACCCGCGTATGGTCGTACGCAGGTGTGCTAAAGGACGACGGCCTATCCTACATGGCCTACGTCGAGCAGCTAACGTTTCTATTATTTCTAAAAATGGCGGACGAACTGACCAAACCGCCATACAACCATCCCAACAAAATCCCCAAAGGAAAAGACAAAAACGGTAAGCTAATCTCCTACGATTGGCAGAGCTTGCTTAAGAAAGATGGGGCGGAACTTTACCAGCACTATCGCGATACTCTCGAATCACTCAGTACTCAGCCCGGCTTGTTGGGCATAATTTTCAAAGAAGCGGAATGCAAAATCAAAGACCCGGCAAAGCTGCGTCGGTTGATCGTGGACCTAATCGACCGCGAACGGTGGTTGAGCCTTGACCTCGACGTAAAAGGAGTCATCTATGAGGAACTCCTCTCTCGCAGTGCGGCCGAAAGTACAGGAGGTGCCGGGCAATATTTCAC
The sequence above is drawn from the Pirellulales bacterium genome and encodes:
- a CDS encoding class I SAM-dependent DNA methyltransferase, which encodes MSQANELRQSTPTASQIGTRVWSYAGVLKDDGLSYMAYVEQLTFLLFLKMADELTKPPYNHPNKIPKGKDKNGKLISYDWQSLLKKDGAELYQHYRDTLESLSTQPGLLGIIFKEAECKIKDPAKLRRLIVDLIDRERWLSLDLDVKGVIYEELLSRSAAESTGGAGQYFTPRPIIQTVVDVIQPTPEESIIDPAAGTGGFLTVAYQYVLDMHSAEMDKDQKRRTREELITAQELVPETARLCAMNLYLHGIGGADAGPDSSSPVISGKSSLDTPPTRQYSMVLTNPPFGKKQSLKTVNEEGELVPSSVNCSGIHSVGGSCGIRFR